The Chitinophagaceae bacterium nucleotide sequence GTAATACAAAGGTGCAGCATAATTGAATGTACTTCCGACTGATGCTTTTGTTCCGAGTGCTAAAGCAGGCAGCATGTTTTCATCTCTTCCCCAGAGCATATCATATTTACCGTTGGCAAAGTTGATACAGGAAAGAAAATCCATAAAATCTTCATGCGTGTATTTGATACCGGCAAAATTGGGAATCTTACCATCTATTTCTTTCAGCAAATCAAACATGGGAAAATCAACTCCGGTTAAAACAGGAATATGATAATAATAAAAAGGCAGATCGGGAACAATAGCTGCAACTTCCGCACAAACTTTTCCAAGCATTTCCACATTTGCAGGTTTAAAATAAAAGGGAGCAGTAAATGAAACAGCATCAAGCCCTACCTGCTTTGCATGCAAAGCCAATTCTTTACAATCTGTTATACTGGTGCCGCCGGTTAAAGGCATTACAATAAAATCTGCATCATCTTTCGTACAGGCTGCCCATGCTTCTGCTACAGCTTTCTTTTCAGCTGTTGACATGGAAACTCCTTCACCGGTTGAGCCGCAGATAAAAGCACCTTTTACTTTATTTGCCTTCAGCATTTCATAGTATGCCGGTATTACAGAAAGATTGAGAGATCCATCTCGATGCATTGGTGTAAAAGGAGCAGCAATTAATCCTTCTAACGGTTGAATATTCATAAAATAAATTGATCGTTGGATAATAATAATAATTTTTTAAATCCAGGGGCAGGAATGCCCCCGGTTGATTTCGATTGCTAATGAGAAAAAGTTATTCCTGTTTTAATATACCCTAACAACTTTATGGTATGTCTTTAAAATAATGTGCACAGTTTTGAACAATTTATAATCAGGGTTTTGTAGTTGGATATCCGGGGGTTTGATTCACAAGCGGGTCATTCGTCCATATTGCCGGTTCAATCGGCCATAAAATCTTATACCCCTGTGTAGTTTTATCTAAAACACCATAAGGATGACTGGCGCTTTTAAATACGAGTGGCTCAGTACCATACTTCATTCTTCTTAAATCATGCCAGGCTTTCCCTTCGTAAACAAACTCTTTATTCCGCTCGGTAAATATTGCCAGCTCATTTGCATCCTTCGATGAATTAACAAAAGGAGTTGGATCAGCAGCAGGTGCAAATGCACGGTCTCTGATCTGTTTGATGTAGCTTGATGGATCACCTCCTTCAGCATTTACTATTTCGGCCAGCATTAATATTCTGTCAGCTTCCCTGTAAACTGGCCAGTCATCAGTAAAGTATCTTTTATTGGCACTGAATGTTCCAAGAAATTTAACTAATGCTGTGTTTCTAATTGTTACGGTATCGGGTTTTGCAGGCATTCTTTTTGTTACTTTGTAATAATCATAAAATGTAGCGTCTCTTCTTTTATCTGTTACAGCATACGATTGAAACAATGCAAATGTGTAGCCATAGCGTTGAATAATTTGCTGGGAATTTGTAGCTCCTATATTCAATGGATCAACAAGCAGCGAACCGCTTGCCAATGAATCTTTATAATGAAGATTATCAAAATTGAAAGTTGAATAAGTATATGTTGCAACGTTCCCCATTTCTGCTTCACCGACTAAATAACGAATAGCAAAAATAATTTCATTGTTATTTTTTTGACCATAAGCAAACGCATTGGCAAAACTTGTCTGCAGTGCATTTCCTGTTACAGTGTTTAAAGCAGTTTTCGCCTCAGCCAAATCAGCAGTTGTTCCATATACTTTTGCAGACCATAAGTATACTTCTCCTTTCAGCATGAACGTTGCTTTGGGACTCCAGAGACTTTTATCTGTTGGACTTGCTGCTGTACCAAATGAAGTAACAGACTTATTCACGTCGCTCTTAATAGCGGCTAATACTTCTGCTTCGGTTGATCTTGCTTTACGAAGTGATACCGGATCTGTATTTCCATTCAGCACTTCAGGCTCCAGCCTCAGCGGAACACCACCATAAGTACGAAGTAATTGAAAATAATAGAATGCACGAAGTCCATAAGCCTGTCCTAACAGATACTGTTTTCTTGTTTCAGAAAGGAATGTAATTGCCTCCACTTTTGAAATGAACAAATTGATCTGTAAAATTGGACCATAAAATCCTGCCCAACTGCCCACACCTGCTGAGGTTTCATCAATTCGCTGTTCAATAATCGGCAATTCATTTAAGGAAGTATTCTGGCGGTCTACATTGCTGTAATTGCCCGAACGCATTTCACCTAAACGCAGAAACATAAACTGGTTATCCCGGAATTGTTTATGGATACCTACCATAAAATTATTTACCTGTGATTCATTCTTCCAGAAATTACCATCGCCAAAATAATCTTCCGGGGCCAGTTCAAGTGTTTTTTTGCAGGATGATGATGCAATGGCAATCATCAGCACCCATAATATATATTTAAACTTATTCATGATAAAAGCTTTTTATTTTAATAATTAAAAGGTAAGAGTAGCTCCAAAAACCAACTGGGTGGGTATTGTATAAGCACTGTTTTGAGATCCGGTACGTTCCGGCAAATTCAACTGCTTATTCGTTATATATCCCAGGTTTTGTCCTGTTGCTGTAAGAGTTAATCCTGCTATTTTCGCTTTTTTCAGCAATGAAGACGGCAAAGAATAACTCAGTGAAACCTCTCTGAACGCCAGGTAATTTGATTTTACCCAGAACATGCTGCTTGGCCTGTCGAAATTCTTTGCATTCAACTGATCGGCCCATACATACCTTGGGAATTTTGCATTTGGATTATCCGGCGTCCATGTATCTTTTACAGCATCTGTTGGAGCAAACTCACCCTGCGCATTAGCTAATGCCCATAGCTGCATAAAGTCCTGCTGAACATGTCCCAAACCAAAATCTACCCGTGTAAAAAGAGTGAAACCTTTGAAAGTTAAAGAGGTATTGAAGCCACCTGTCCAACGTGGAATTTGACGGCCAAGCGAAACCATATCTCTTGTATCAATTGTATCATTTTTATCAACGTCTTTCCACCTCATATCACCTAACTGAGTTGACATCCACCCTGCTGCAAATGTTAACCCTCTTTGAGTCATCAATTGCTGACTGGCAACTCTCCTTCCAGCCGAACCATTATACCAAACCTGACCGGCTGCTAAATCTATTTTATTGTAGTTGGCAAGATCATTTGCGTCTCTGATGATTCCTTCACTCACAAAGCCAAATACTTCACCCCACTCCTGGCCTTCCTGGAAGCCGCCTACCCATATAACCTTGCCTGTTTTAGGATCATAAATTTGCTGACCTCCCTGCCTGTTGTTTGCAATGCCATTAAAGGGCAGTTTAAGAATCGTATTCTTATTGCGTGCAGCATTAAAGCCAAACTGCCAGGTCAATTGTTTATTCTGAATTACTTTGTAAGAAACTTCCAGTTCAAGACCCCTGTTTCTCATACTTCCGTTATTGGTACGGATGCTTGAAACGCCTGAAGAAGTAGGTAATAATACACTGGCAATTTTATCGTTTGTAATTCTGTTATAATATGCAACAGACGCATTTATCCTGTTACTCAAAAATCCCATATCAGCTCCAACTTCTACAGTGTTGGTTTTTTCCCATTTCAACTTAGGGTTTGCAACACCGGTTTGCAAAAACCCAATGGTTCCATTGTATGCAGTTTGTGAACCATAGGCCCCTTGTAATTCATAAGTTCCTATACCTCCTACATTACCATTTTCACCCCAACTGCCTCTTAATTTTAAAAACGAAAGCCAGTTTTTGGTTGACTCCAGGAACTTTTCTCTGTGAGCCATCCATCCAACTGAAAAAGCCGGAAAAGTTCCGTATTGATTGTCGCCTATAAGTCTTGAATAACCATCTCTTCTAACAGTGAATGTGGCAAGGTACTTTCCATCATAATCATAATTTAAACGACCAAAACCAGACATAATCCTTTCCCTTGAGTGATACGAATCTGTACCCCTTGTCTGCTGATCAATGTTATTCTGTGTTAATGCTAAATCCTGGAAATCTGCAGTTGGCGCCAGTCTGCCACTTGCTGCAACTCCCTTGTTGTAAGAATCGTAAAATTCAAAACCAGCCATTGCCGCTACACTATGTTTCTCAATGAATGTTTTATCATAATTTATAATGGCATTGTAAGTTTGCCTTATTGTACGGTCAAAAGATGCGGATGTACTTCTGTCTCTGTTCCAACCGGTATTAGGATTGGTTAAACTCATAATTCCGGTACGGAAATCCTGGTTAAACGCTTCATTGAAACCTTCATCGTACATAATAATACCACCCACTTTAAAATATAAATCCTTATTGATATCTGCTCTGAAAGCCTGGTTAAGTGTGAATTTGTCCGATTGATTTTTTCTCTTGTATTTGTCAATGTTAATAATGGGGTTACCATCGCTGGCATCACGGCCCAGAATTAATTCCCCTTTTGAATTAGTACCTCGCATGGTTGGTGGTGCAGAAAGCATACGGCCCCAATAATTTGTTTCACCATTTTGCAGCGATTCATCCCTCCAGTTAGCTACGGCTACCTGGATACTGCTTTCTGATTTAATCCATTGATTAATTTTATAATCACTATTGAATGAAAAATTAATCCTGCGGTAAAAAGTAGCGAGAGACAGTCCACCTTCGTCATAGTAACCTAAATTGGCAAAATACTTTCCTTTGTCGTTACCACCGGTCATTCCAATATTATAGTCCTGTGTTACTGCAGTGTGGTTTAACCCATAATCGCCATAATTAAAATCTTTGTAAATCAAGTCAGCATAAGTTCCGTTAGGGTCATAGTTGCCGGCAGCATTTGTTTTAATTACATCTTTCATTTGTTTCCAGCCTGGCTGACTCAATAATTCCTGGTTAATGGCATCTAAACGCATCACACTCCAGATAGCCCTTGAATCATAATTACCATCAAGAATATTTCCCGATGCATCTTTATAAATATTGCCTGTACCTCTTGGGCCAACGCCGGCAACATTGGTAGCAGCCAATGTGCCATTCTTCATTGCCTGCTCAGCTCCCAAGCGTGCCCACTTTATATAATCACCTCCGTCTACAAAATTATAAGGCACGTTAAGATAGTTATATCCTCTTTTGACTTTTAGAGTAATAGAAGAAGAACCAGCTTTGCCTCTTTTTGATGTTACTAAAATAACACCATTACTTGCTCTTGCACCATATATGGCTGTGGCAGAAGCGTCTTTCAATACTTCAATACTTTCAATCTCTTCCGGATTTATATCACTGAGAGAACCACGAATCTGACCATCCATAATTACCAGCGGGCTTCCTCCTCCATCAAAATTGGTTCCTCCCCTGAGAATAATTGTTGGCAATGATCCCGGCCGGCCTGTACCTGTGGCAACTCTTAAGCCAGGAATAGTTTCCGCCAATGCCTGTGCCGGGTTTGAACGAACACCTGTTTCAAGAAATTTCCTGTCGAGTTTTGAAACAGATGAAGTAAGTTTTGAACGCCTTACTGTGCCATATCCTACCACCACTACTTCTCCCATATTTGATGCAGAAGGAAGTAAGCTGATAGTAAGCACAGCGGCTTCTGAAACCGTGACTTCTTTTGATGTAAATCCAACAGCAGTTATTACAAGTACATCTCCTGTTGCAGCATCAATAGTGAATAGCCCGGAACTATTGGTTTGTGTACCAACATTTTTCCCTTTCACGATAATAGAAACACCTGATAGTGGTGAATTATCCTCCTGGGATACCACACTACCGGTAATTTTTTTTGATTGCGCAATTAATGTTGCAGAAATCATGAAGCAAGTAATCAACAGCCCCAATTTTAAATAAGCAGATCGCATACAGCGTTTTTTTTTAATTTTATGTATTATGTATGACATAATAAAGTTAAATAGTTTTTTCCTTTCCCTCCAAAAAAAAGTAAATATTTTTTAACTTGCTCATAACCAATGATTAATTTATGCTTTTTAGAAATATTTTTATAAATTTGCGTATTAAGTAGTACATAATATGCAAACACAACTCCTGAATGGTCACTTAAAAACAATTGAAACTAGCAGCCTTGTTGATAAGGTTGAAGCCAATCTTGTGGGCCTTTTGCAGCAGCAAAAATTGAAGGTGGGAGACAGCATTCCAAAAGAATTGGAGCTGGCTGAAGCATTGGGTGTAAGCCGAACTGTAATCAGGGAAGCTTTGTTGCGTTTGAGGATGATGGGCTTGATTGAATCGAAAAAGAAAAGAGGTTCAGTAATTACCAGCCCGGATCTTTTTGGGAATATGAGTAAAAGCATGAACCCGCATATTCTTGACCCTGAAACTTTAAAAGAAGTATTTGAAATAAGATTGGTTCTTGAAATCGGGATGGCAGATTTTTTATTCCACCGCATTACAAAAGAAGACATCAAAGAGTTAAGGAAAATTGTAGAGAGTGAACCACCTGTAACACAGTTCCACCTCTTTCATGTTGAACATGAAATTGCCTTCCATGGCAAGCTGTATGAAATAACAGGAAATGAAACGCTTAAGAAATTTCAGAAAATGCTGCTGCCTGTTTTTGATTATGTACATCACAGCGTGCTTTTAAAAAAACAACCGCCGCTTAGAACATTCACTTCACATAAAGAGTTAGTAGACATTCTGGAAAAGGGAACGCCGGAAGAATTCAGGAACGGTATGCGCCATCACCTGGAGAACCACTTCGCCAGATTATTTGAGTAATCAAGAAATATACAAACCCCACCAAGCAAACACATTGAGTGATTGCTATGCTTACGTTAATCAATAGTCAATTACTTTGTAAAATAAAGTGATTACTAATTAATCCTGATCTTAAAAAACTAAGAACTATTTATTAACTTAAGCAACAGAAATACTCTCTAAAGAAAAATCCACTTGTTTTGAGGATATACATCATTTGACTTCAGACCATCTGAACCATAAAATACAAAAAATCACTCGGGAATTAGATAGCGGGAAGCCGATCATATCTACCCTCGAAAATATGATTGAAAACTCGCTGAAAAAGGCTTCAAATATCAATAGAATATGGACTTCCAGCGATACTGAAAACAAAAAGAATTTGTGCAGAATATTGTTTCCCGGTAGCGTTTATTATAATGCAGAAAATCACACTTATCTAACCAGAGAAATGAATAAATATTTTGCCTTTATTACTACGCTATCAAATGATTATGGTGAAAATAAAAAAGAGACTTCATCGAAAATATCGAAAAAGTCTCTTCCTGTACCGGAGAGCAGACTTGAACTGCCGACCTTCGGGTTATGAATCCGATGCTCTAACCAGCTGAGCTACCCCGGCTTTTTAGGGGGGCAAAGATAAGGATTCAAACCGTTTCATGAGCTCTTTATACACAAAAAAACATCCCTCTGCATGGAGGGATGTTTTTGAGATTATTATTTGTAAAAAATGAGTTCTTACTGTTTCAATACCTGGTCAATTACATGCATTACACCGTTGCAGGTAAAAATATTGGCGGGGGATATTTTTGCGAAAAATAAATTCCGGTTTCCCTTTACCCATCCTTTGTTTAAACCCATAATACCGGTAATGTTGTTCTTCGGCGCAGGGGCCATGGTTGCAATTGCTTTGTAATGACCCAGATCCCAGGCAAAATAGCGGCTTTCACTGATATGATACTGAAGGATGTTTGCCAGTGCTGCAAGTTGCGCCGAATCAGTAATAGCTTCAATACCGGCTGCATTGTTAAAAGGTGCGGGCAATTTTGAAAAAGCTGTATTAGTGGGCGCAAAAAGTGTAAAATTTCCGGGTCCAGTGAATGCTCCAAAAAGCCCTGTTTGTATAAGTGCTGCATTCAGTGATGAGTATTCCGGGTAAGTCATTAATACCTGCGCTATGGTTTCAGCAGGCGGAAGCAGCACATCGTCTACTACATGAATAACTGCATTAGAAGCTTTCAGATTTGAACAAAGCACCAGTGATTTGCCATTCAGCAACAGCAAACCAAAACTGTTTGATGTATAAACCAGGTTATCATTCTGGCCTTCTTCAGGTTTGAGCGTAATCGCAGAACTTCTGCCTAACACAAACTGCTGACGCAATTTCTCTGCACCCAGTAAATGATAGAGAATCATATTCCGTAATGCATAGATCGAATCAGGATCAGTTATCCCGGCAATATTTACGGCATTATTAAATGGAGCAGGCAATTTTGAAAAAGCAAAATCAGTTGGTGCAAAAACCGTTGCATCTAAAGTTGAAGCCGATAAGGTTGATGTAAGGTCAGCTTTTGCAACTGCGGCAAGAAATGTTTTAAAAATGGATGGATGCTGTAACACCTGTAATACATTTTTATTTGTACGTGCGGCTACAGATTCTTCCATTATACTGCCGTATTCTTTTTCAAAATTTGCGACAGCTGCCAGTTTTTCAGTTACAAGCTGCTGCGCCTCAGCTAACATAGTTTCTTCTGTTGGTTGCTGCAGTTGAGAATCTTTGCTTTGTTCTTTTTTACAGGAAGTGATTAAGAAGATGCTTACAAAAAGTGTAAGCATTCCTTTTGTGAAATACTTTTTCATAGAATACATTTTAGTGAATAGTGCAAGTGGAATTTCACTGTAAACTATAGAAAATAACAGGCCAAAGTATCAGGAAAAAGATAATCAGGTGGAAAAACATTACTGGCTGTTAAATCCACTTAATAAGTAATCGTACTAATAGCAGTAAGTTCCCTCTTATGAGTTGAGCAATAACCCTATTTTGCTTTTAAGTTTTGCAGCATTCGGCAGCATGACAGCTTCTAACGCCATATTCATTGGTACAGCCGGTAAATTAAGTGCGCCCAATACTTCAACAGGAGCATCGAGCCATTGAAAGCAATTGTAAGTAATTCGGTATGCTAATGCTTCAGCAAAGGAATTGTTCTGTTGCTCTTCAGTTAATACCAGGCAGCGTCCATGTTTTTTCACGGTATTAAAATAAATTCTTCGTCTAAAGGAAATAATGTGCGCAGGTCTATAATTTCTACGGCTCCATCAAAAGATGATGCTGCAGCTTTCGCCCAGTATACACCCATGCCATAAGTAACAATACAACAACTCTCCCCATCGTCAACAACATCTTCATCAGCTTTTAAAGCAATGGTTGCTTTACCTAATGGCAATAGATAATCTCTTGATGGCTCAATTGTTTTTGCATCTTCTGTTCCCGGCACTTTGCTCCAGTATAAACCTTTATGCTCAAGCATTACAACAGGATTGGGATCAAGAAAAGCTGCTTTAATCAAACCCTTCATGTCAGCAGCATTGGAAGGATAAACAATTTTAATTCCTTTTATACTCAGTAAGATTGATTCAATACTTCCACTATGATAAGGACCGCCGCCACCATAAGCACCAACCGGAACACGGATTAAAGTCTGCACAGGAAATTTTCCACAGCTTAAATAAGATGATTTGGAAATTTCTGTTACCAGTTGGTTCAGTCCCGGATAAATATAATCTGCAAACTGAATTTCAACAATTGGTTTTGCCCCCACAGCACTCATTCCAACTGTTGAACCAATGATATATGCTTCCTGTATGGCTGTATTGAATACACGGTGATCACCAAACTGATCACCCAATGTTGCAGCTTCACGAAAAACACCTCCTAACCGTTTACCAACATCCTGCCCGTATAACAATGCTTCCGGGTAATCTTCCATGATTTCACGGATGGCAAACAATGCAGCATCAACCATAACTATTTTTTCCTTTCCTGCAGGTGAACGTTCACCGGTTTCTTCTGTAACAGGAGTTGGTACAAAAACATATTGCTCAACTGTTGAAGGATCAGGCTCTGCTGCAACAGTGGCTTTATTAAATTCTTCTGTGATAAAATATTTTGCAGCAGCATTGATTTCATCCAGTTCCACTTCATTGATTCCTGCGTCTATGCACTGCCGGCACAGTTTTGGAAACGGATCATCAGCCAAAGATTTCTTCAACTCGCTTTCACTTCTGTAAAAATCTTTGCGTACACCGCTGGTATGATGATTTAATAATGGAACATAAGCCTGGATGAGATAAGGTGTTTGGTGTTCTCTTACATAATCCACCACATGCTGCATGGTTTCAAATGATTCTGTAAAATCACTTCCATCACAACGGATTCTTTGCATGCCGGGAAAGCCTCCTGCATATTCATAAGCATCCATTACTCTTGTTTCTTCTGCAGTTGCACTGATACCCCAGCCATTATCCTGTATTAAATAAATAACGGGCAACTTCTTTAACACAGCAAATTGAAAAGCCTCGCTCACTTCGCCTTCTGTAATACTTGCATCACCCAGTGAACAGATAACAACAGGATTTTTTCCATCTGCTGTTTGTTGAAATAATTCCGACTTGATTTGTTTTAAATACTGAAGTCCCTGCGCAATACCTGTTGTTGGTATCACCTGCATACCTGTAGCACTGCTCTGATGAATAATGTTTGGATAATTATCCCCTCTATAATTGGGATGCGAATAATATTCTCTTCCACCGGTAAAAGGATCATCTGCTTTTGCAAGTAATTGCAGCATTAATTCGTAAGGTTGAAAGCCAAGACCAAGCAATAAACTTTCATCCCTGTAATAAGGACTCACCCAGTCAGCAGTGTTTAACTGAAATGCAGTAGCCAGCTGAATTGCTTCATGACCACGGGAAGTGGAATGCACATATTTGCAAATGGAACGGTTGCTTTCATAAATATCTGCCATGTGTTGAGCATAACACATGAGCCGGTAAGCTCTTTGTAAGATTTCCTGATTCAGCATTTGCAAGCAATTAGGATGCAAAATAATAGGAACTGAAATAAAAAAGCCATTCTTATTTAAGAATGGCTCAATTGTATTACTAAATAAACTTATTTCACCTCTACTTCCAGCAGGCTGTAATCTTCAATAAATGCTTCTAACTGATCGCCTACTACACATTCACCTACACCAGCAGGTGTACCGGTAAAAATCAGGTCGCCGATATTCAGTGAAAAGAATTGTGACACATATGCTACAATCTGATCAAAGCTGAACATCATCTGGCTTGAATTTCCCTGCTGTACCAGTTCCTTGTTTTTATACATACAGAAATTAATGTCATGCAGGTTCATGCCCGGTTTAATATCTGTAAACTTCCCGACAGCAGCAGAGTTATCCCATGCTTTTGAAATTTCCCAGGGCAATCCTTTTCTTTCAGCTTTTGCTGAATGTCCCTCGCAGTAAAATCAATTCCTACTGTTATGCCGTTATAATATTTGCTGGCATGTTTTTCCTGGATGTACTTCCCGTTCTTGGAAACACGTAACACCAGTTCCACTTCGTAGTGAAGTTCATTCGTAAATTCAGGATAATAAAAGGGCATGTGCGGTTGCAGAAATGCACTTTTCGGTTTTAGAAAAATAACCGGTTCATCAGGTATGTCGTTGCCGAGTTCCTTGGCATGGTCAACATAGTTACGTCCTACGCAAAAGATTTTCATTTGGTTGATGTGATTTGGTTCAGAAATCAGGTTTGTTATTGGTCTTTAAAAGGACAGTGGATTTATACTGAAACGTATCAAGAGGCAGGATAGCGAAGTTAATGTGAGAAAGTTGAAATTTAAAGTGTTATTTCAATTTTGTTTGCATGGTTCATAGTCCGGTCAATTCCCGATAAAACGAAGCTTTCAATCACTTCTACACAGGCTTCAATTTTCTTTTTTACTAAGGGGGTTTCCTCAGCAGTCCACCGGCCAAGTACGTATTCCACCTGCATGCCTTTCGGATAAGTATTGCCAATTCCAAAACGTAAACGGGGGTATTCACTGGTTTGCAGGATTTCCTGGATGCTTTTTAATCCATTATGCCCGGCATCACTACCGCTGGAACGTAACCGAAGTTTTGACAAAGGAATCGCCAGTTCATCCACAACAACCAGTATATGCTCTACAGTTATTTTTTCTTTGACCATCCAGTATTTCACTGCCTTGCCGCTGAGGTTCATAAAAGTTGATGGAAGAATGCAGATCAGCGTCTTTCCTTTCAGTTTAAACTCCGATACTGCTGCCAAACGATCCATTCTGAAAGAAGCTTTATGCTTTTCGGCTAAGGTTCCTACTACATCAAAGCCGATATTATGCCTTGTGTGAGCATATTCATTTCCCATATTTCCCAGTCCAACGATTAAAAACTTCATATCTGATTCGCCTTAAAAATGAAAGTTAGTAAAAACTAAAATCCCCCTGCCGAAACAGGGGGATAATATATAAAGTAGTTGCAAATAATTACTTCTTGGCTGCTTCTGCCTTTGGAGCTGGAGCTCCTGCTGCGGCTTTTGGTGCAGTTGATTCTTCCTGTTTCAACTGACGGGTTAATACAACCGAAGCAATAGGAATACGTGGTGAGTTCATCACTTCCATATGTTCTTCCTTTACATCTTCCACACGAATGTTCCCATTCAGTTCAAGTGGGGAAAGATCTACTTCAATTGATTCCTTCAGGTATTTAGGAAGGGCTTTAATTTTCAGTGATTTGATTTTGGTAATCAGTTTACCGCCATCTTTTACACCTTTAGCAGTTCCTGTAAATCTTAATGGAATAGTAGCAATGACTTTTTTATCATCTACCAGTTCCAGCAAATCCACATGTGCCAGGGCATCAGATACTTTGTCGAATTGCAAATCCTTTAAAATTGTTCTGTAGCTTTTTCCATCTACGATCACTTCTGCAATCTGGAAATCAGGTGTGTAAACCAAAGTTTTAAATGCTTTGGCGGGAGCGTAGAAGTTAACTTCTGCTGAGCCTCCGTAAATTACACCAGGCACCATTTCCTGAGAGCGAAGTTGACGGGCGGCTTTCTTCCCGTTTTCGGTC carries:
- a CDS encoding dihydrodipicolinate synthase family protein — protein: MNIQPLEGLIAAPFTPMHRDGSLNLSVIPAYYEMLKANKVKGAFICGSTGEGVSMSTAEKKAVAEAWAACTKDDADFIVMPLTGGTSITDCKELALHAKQVGLDAVSFTAPFYFKPANVEMLGKVCAEVAAIVPDLPFYYYHIPVLTGVDFPMFDLLKEIDGKIPNFAGIKYTHEDFMDFLSCINFANGKYDMLWGRDENMLPALALGTKASVGSTFNYAAPLYYELIDAFNKGDLQKANSLQQLSIDMIRLLGKYGGIATGKAYMKLIGIDCGEFRLPVKNMSSAEFELFKKDTEQINFNSFSSRLQTAVNV
- a CDS encoding RagB/SusD family nutrient uptake outer membrane protein, translating into MMNKFKYILWVLMIAIASSSCKKTLELAPEDYFGDGNFWKNESQVNNFMVGIHKQFRDNQFMFLRLGEMRSGNYSNVDRQNTSLNELPIIEQRIDETSAGVGSWAGFYGPILQINLFISKVEAITFLSETRKQYLLGQAYGLRAFYYFQLLRTYGGVPLRLEPEVLNGNTDPVSLRKARSTEAEVLAAIKSDVNKSVTSFGTAASPTDKSLWSPKATFMLKGEVYLWSAKVYGTTADLAEAKTALNTVTGNALQTSFANAFAYGQKNNNEIIFAIRYLVGEAEMGNVATYTYSTFNFDNLHYKDSLASGSLLVDPLNIGATNSQQIIQRYGYTFALFQSYAVTDKRRDATFYDYYKVTKRMPAKPDTVTIRNTALVKFLGTFSANKRYFTDDWPVYREADRILMLAEIVNAEGGDPSSYIKQIRDRAFAPAADPTPFVNSSKDANELAIFTERNKEFVYEGKAWHDLRRMKYGTEPLVFKSASHPYGVLDKTTQGYKILWPIEPAIWTNDPLVNQTPGYPTTKP
- a CDS encoding SusC/RagA family TonB-linked outer membrane protein, which translates into the protein MRSAYLKLGLLITCFMISATLIAQSKKITGSVVSQEDNSPLSGVSIIVKGKNVGTQTNSSGLFTIDAATGDVLVITAVGFTSKEVTVSEAAVLTISLLPSASNMGEVVVVGYGTVRRSKLTSSVSKLDRKFLETGVRSNPAQALAETIPGLRVATGTGRPGSLPTIILRGGTNFDGGGSPLVIMDGQIRGSLSDINPEEIESIEVLKDASATAIYGARASNGVILVTSKRGKAGSSSITLKVKRGYNYLNVPYNFVDGGDYIKWARLGAEQAMKNGTLAATNVAGVGPRGTGNIYKDASGNILDGNYDSRAIWSVMRLDAINQELLSQPGWKQMKDVIKTNAAGNYDPNGTYADLIYKDFNYGDYGLNHTAVTQDYNIGMTGGNDKGKYFANLGYYDEGGLSLATFYRRINFSFNSDYKINQWIKSESSIQVAVANWRDESLQNGETNYWGRMLSAPPTMRGTNSKGELILGRDASDGNPIINIDKYKRKNQSDKFTLNQAFRADINKDLYFKVGGIIMYDEGFNEAFNQDFRTGIMSLTNPNTGWNRDRSTSASFDRTIRQTYNAIINYDKTFIEKHSVAAMAGFEFYDSYNKGVAASGRLAPTADFQDLALTQNNIDQQTRGTDSYHSRERIMSGFGRLNYDYDGKYLATFTVRRDGYSRLIGDNQYGTFPAFSVGWMAHREKFLESTKNWLSFLKLRGSWGENGNVGGIGTYELQGAYGSQTAYNGTIGFLQTGVANPKLKWEKTNTVEVGADMGFLSNRINASVAYYNRITNDKIASVLLPTSSGVSSIRTNNGSMRNRGLELEVSYKVIQNKQLTWQFGFNAARNKNTILKLPFNGIANNRQGGQQIYDPKTGKVIWVGGFQEGQEWGEVFGFVSEGIIRDANDLANYNKIDLAAGQVWYNGSAGRRVASQQLMTQRGLTFAAGWMSTQLGDMRWKDVDKNDTIDTRDMVSLGRQIPRWTGGFNTSLTFKGFTLFTRVDFGLGHVQQDFMQLWALANAQGEFAPTDAVKDTWTPDNPNAKFPRYVWADQLNAKNFDRPSSMFWVKSNYLAFREVSLSYSLPSSLLKKAKIAGLTLTATGQNLGYITNKQLNLPERTGSQNSAYTIPTQLVFGATLTF
- a CDS encoding FadR family transcriptional regulator, with product MQTQLLNGHLKTIETSSLVDKVEANLVGLLQQQKLKVGDSIPKELELAEALGVSRTVIREALLRLRMMGLIESKKKRGSVITSPDLFGNMSKSMNPHILDPETLKEVFEIRLVLEIGMADFLFHRITKEDIKELRKIVESEPPVTQFHLFHVEHEIAFHGKLYEITGNETLKKFQKMLLPVFDYVHHSVLLKKQPPLRTFTSHKELVDILEKGTPEEFRNGMRHHLENHFARLFE
- a CDS encoding fasciclin domain-containing protein, translated to MKKYFTKGMLTLFVSIFLITSCKKEQSKDSQLQQPTEETMLAEAQQLVTEKLAAVANFEKEYGSIMEESVAARTNKNVLQVLQHPSIFKTFLAAVAKADLTSTLSASTLDATVFAPTDFAFSKLPAPFNNAVNIAGITDPDSIYALRNMILYHLLGAEKLRQQFVLGRSSAITLKPEEGQNDNLVYTSNSFGLLLLNGKSLVLCSNLKASNAVIHVVDDVLLPPAETIAQVLMTYPEYSSLNAALIQTGLFGAFTGPGNFTLFAPTNTAFSKLPAPFNNAAGIEAITDSAQLAALANILQYHISESRYFAWDLGHYKAIATMAPAPKNNITGIMGLNKGWVKGNRNLFFAKISPANIFTCNGVMHVIDQVLKQ
- a CDS encoding aminoacyl-tRNA hydrolase, which gives rise to MKFLIVGLGNMGNEYAHTRHNIGFDVVGTLAEKHKASFRMDRLAAVSEFKLKGKTLICILPSTFMNLSGKAVKYWMVKEKITVEHILVVVDELAIPLSKLRLRSSGSDAGHNGLKSIQEILQTSEYPRLRFGIGNTYPKGMQVEYVLGRWTAEETPLVKKKIEACVEVIESFVLSGIDRTMNHANKIEITL